The following coding sequences lie in one Mesorhizobium sp. NZP2298 genomic window:
- a CDS encoding esterase family protein, translating into MDISYHKHFARNLGRDMEYKRYGHAGRPVVVFPTSQGRFYQFEDSGGVGALAEFIDTGRIQLFTVDGIDSESFFDKHHDAAHRIARHEAYFRYVREEALPEFLSTAAAANGGRKLKPLFSGCSMGGYHSSNFVFRFPELASGVISLSGVYSARDFFGKALEGDIFHNSPLDYLPGIVDPKLLARLKALRLIFCCGQGAWEERMLVETRQLEQILRDKSIPAWVDYWGGDVSHDWPWWHKQLVYFFGRWLDDDLMHRLD; encoded by the coding sequence ATGGACATCTCCTATCACAAGCATTTCGCCCGCAATCTCGGCCGCGACATGGAATACAAGCGCTACGGCCATGCCGGCCGACCTGTGGTGGTGTTCCCGACCTCGCAGGGACGGTTCTACCAGTTCGAGGATTCCGGCGGGGTGGGCGCACTGGCCGAATTCATCGACACCGGCCGCATCCAGCTGTTCACGGTCGACGGCATCGATTCGGAATCCTTCTTCGACAAGCATCACGACGCCGCGCACCGCATCGCCCGGCACGAGGCCTATTTCCGCTATGTGCGCGAGGAGGCGCTGCCGGAATTTTTGTCCACCGCAGCGGCCGCCAATGGCGGGCGCAAGCTGAAGCCCTTGTTTTCAGGCTGTTCGATGGGCGGCTACCACTCTTCGAACTTCGTCTTCCGCTTTCCGGAGCTGGCCAGCGGCGTCATCTCGCTGTCGGGCGTCTATTCGGCCCGCGATTTCTTCGGCAAGGCGCTGGAGGGCGACATCTTCCACAACTCGCCGCTCGATTATCTGCCCGGCATCGTCGACCCCAAGCTGCTGGCTCGCTTGAAGGCGCTGAGGCTGATCTTCTGCTGCGGGCAGGGCGCATGGGAAGAGCGCATGCTGGTCGAGACGCGCCAGCTGGAGCAGATACTGCGCGACAAGTCGATTCCGGCCTGGGTCGACTATTGGGGTGGCGATGTCAGCCATGATTGGCCATGGTGGCACAAGCAGCTGGTCTATTTCTTTGGCCGCTGGCTGGATGATGACCTGATGCACAGATTGGACTGA
- the leuA gene encoding 2-isopropylmalate synthase, with protein sequence MNAREEIRPDAAVAGKNAPNGVTQSAHGMPDAARKYQPYPTVGLTDRTWPSKVIDKAPIWCSVDLRDGNQALIDPMGHERKARMFGLLLDMGFKEIEIGFPSASQTDFDFARWCIEEGNVPADVSLQVLVQCRPELITRTFEALKGATNPIVHFYNSTSELQRRVVFEKDVGGIKRIATDAAKMITDMAAKAGGGYRFEYSPESFTGTELEVALEICNAVTEIVRPTSDNKLIINLPSTVEMSTPNVYADRIEWMCRNLDNRENLIISLHPHNDRGTGIATTELGLMAGADRVEGTLFGNGERTGNVDIVTLALNMYTQGVDPGIDCSDINRMKDVYEYSNQLKIPERHPYVGELVYTAFSGSHQDAINKGMKALKKANTSLWEVPYLPIDPADVGRSYEAIIRINSQSGKGGIAYVLQADYGLNLPRNLQIEFSQAIQAITDAEGKEVPAKRIHDSFLETYIDQPGARLKFLDHHTYPDTEVKGRRVVEAVILDNGKEVTISGTGTGPIDGFVDALSRHVGVEMSVLDYSEHSMQRGSNASAISYVEMEYPGGKLFGAGINTNIVAASLEAVTSAANRIVGRKAR encoded by the coding sequence ATGAACGCACGAGAAGAAATCCGCCCTGATGCCGCGGTAGCCGGCAAGAATGCTCCAAACGGCGTGACCCAGTCAGCCCACGGCATGCCGGACGCGGCCCGCAAATATCAGCCCTATCCGACCGTAGGCCTCACCGACCGGACCTGGCCCTCGAAAGTGATCGACAAGGCGCCGATCTGGTGCTCGGTCGATTTGCGCGACGGCAACCAGGCGCTGATCGATCCGATGGGCCATGAGCGCAAGGCACGCATGTTCGGCCTGCTGCTCGACATGGGTTTCAAGGAAATCGAGATCGGCTTCCCCTCGGCCTCGCAGACCGATTTCGACTTCGCCCGCTGGTGCATCGAGGAAGGCAACGTCCCCGCCGACGTATCGCTGCAGGTGCTGGTGCAGTGCCGGCCCGAACTGATCACCCGCACCTTCGAAGCGCTGAAGGGCGCCACCAACCCGATCGTGCATTTCTACAATTCGACAAGCGAATTGCAGCGCCGCGTCGTTTTCGAAAAAGATGTCGGCGGCATCAAGCGCATCGCCACCGACGCCGCCAAGATGATCACCGACATGGCGGCCAAGGCCGGCGGCGGCTACCGTTTCGAATATTCGCCGGAGAGCTTTACCGGCACCGAGCTCGAAGTGGCGCTGGAGATCTGCAACGCCGTTACCGAGATCGTCAGGCCGACTTCAGACAACAAGCTGATCATCAACCTGCCGTCGACGGTCGAGATGTCGACGCCCAACGTCTATGCCGACCGCATCGAATGGATGTGCCGCAATCTCGACAACCGCGAAAATCTGATCATCTCGCTGCATCCGCACAATGACCGCGGCACCGGCATCGCCACCACCGAGCTCGGCCTGATGGCCGGCGCCGACCGCGTCGAAGGCACGCTGTTCGGCAATGGCGAACGCACCGGCAATGTCGACATCGTCACCCTGGCGCTCAACATGTACACGCAAGGCGTCGATCCGGGCATCGACTGCTCCGACATCAACCGGATGAAGGACGTTTATGAATATTCGAACCAGCTGAAGATCCCCGAGCGTCATCCCTATGTCGGCGAACTCGTCTACACCGCCTTTTCCGGCTCGCACCAGGACGCCATCAACAAGGGCATGAAGGCCTTGAAGAAGGCCAACACCAGCCTGTGGGAAGTGCCCTATCTGCCGATCGACCCGGCCGATGTCGGCCGCAGCTACGAGGCGATCATCCGTATCAACTCGCAGTCGGGCAAGGGCGGCATCGCCTATGTGCTGCAGGCTGATTATGGCCTCAACCTGCCGCGCAATTTGCAGATCGAGTTCAGCCAGGCGATCCAGGCGATCACCGACGCCGAAGGCAAGGAGGTGCCGGCCAAGCGCATCCACGATAGCTTCCTCGAAACCTACATCGACCAGCCGGGCGCGCGCCTGAAATTCCTCGACCACCACACCTATCCCGATACCGAGGTGAAGGGCCGGCGCGTTGTCGAGGCGGTCATCCTCGACAACGGCAAGGAAGTGACCATATCAGGCACCGGCACCGGTCCGATCGACGGCTTCGTCGACGCGCTGTCGCGCCATGTCGGCGTCGAGATGTCGGTACTCGATTACTCCGAGCACTCGATGCAGCGCGGCTCGAATGCTTCGGCCATTTCCTACGTCGAGATGGAGTATCCCGGCGGCAAACTGTTCGGCGCCGGCATCAACACCAACATCGTCGCCGCGTCGCTGGAAGCAGTGACTTCGGCCGCCAACCGCATCGTCGGCCGCAAGGCGCGGTAG
- a CDS encoding tetratricopeptide repeat protein produces the protein MQHATPAAPAVRETLERLLASETFGRSERARKLIRYLVEREQAGEADRLKGFSIAMDVFGKDGDFDPSTDAVVRVQAGRLRELLQQYFANEGIAEPVRIAIPRGGYVPAYELNAIRLPETVEPAGQAEPAPALPEPSGDAAPAAGLPAVPSAGPSVARHLRFFWMAIALVIAMLSVLIMRQGSGALLAGGDVPAAVEAAGQTSSIASSPASEALPLVYIAVKAGGTDASRVAAALRAGLSGFDTIDFIGRDTVDKTDSVASATSFIFDVLPGPGAGDVTIELQSVATGRVLLSRNLTAADSAPSAVEDRIAGILSSALPASGTIYSYIEQSGIQTALTQCLLLNDKYYLDQNAKTHEAAYRCLETLADNGARSPLVYSELASLHLEAVNDHYAYPPDATIEKAMTFAHRAVQMGPTSPYAHRSYGYINSRIGNADEALRWMRKAYDLNPYDLAMAAAYGYGLIFTGRYAEGTPILAHAVDASSGHPTWWDFGLFAGELMLGDANKAAIASSALRTTATKSHYLAARLIGARISGQDGQARKLIDELSTKFPRFAVNPRATFIDRKYPADLTERLVGALRAAGLGNAS, from the coding sequence TTGCAGCATGCCACGCCTGCCGCCCCCGCAGTGCGCGAGACACTGGAGCGACTGCTTGCCAGCGAAACGTTCGGAAGATCCGAGCGCGCGCGCAAGCTGATCCGTTATCTCGTCGAACGCGAGCAGGCCGGCGAAGCCGACAGGCTGAAGGGCTTTTCCATCGCCATGGACGTCTTCGGCAAGGACGGCGATTTCGATCCGTCGACCGATGCCGTGGTGCGAGTGCAGGCAGGCAGGCTGCGCGAACTGCTGCAGCAGTATTTCGCCAATGAAGGCATCGCCGAACCCGTCCGCATCGCCATTCCACGCGGCGGCTACGTCCCGGCCTATGAGCTCAACGCGATCCGTTTGCCGGAAACCGTGGAACCTGCCGGACAGGCCGAACCTGCGCCTGCTCTGCCCGAACCATCCGGCGACGCTGCCCCCGCCGCGGGATTGCCTGCCGTGCCCTCTGCCGGTCCCTCGGTTGCGCGCCATCTCAGGTTCTTCTGGATGGCGATCGCCCTGGTCATCGCCATGCTCAGCGTTCTGATCATGCGTCAGGGCAGCGGCGCGCTGCTCGCGGGCGGCGACGTGCCGGCAGCGGTCGAGGCCGCCGGCCAGACCAGCAGCATCGCATCGTCGCCTGCGAGCGAGGCCTTGCCGCTCGTCTATATCGCCGTCAAGGCCGGCGGCACCGACGCCAGCCGCGTTGCCGCGGCGCTCCGCGCCGGCCTGAGCGGCTTCGACACTATCGACTTCATTGGTCGCGACACAGTCGACAAGACCGATTCGGTCGCCAGCGCGACAAGCTTCATCTTCGATGTCCTGCCTGGACCGGGTGCTGGCGACGTGACCATCGAATTGCAGAGCGTGGCGACCGGACGGGTACTTTTGTCGCGCAACCTGACCGCCGCCGACAGCGCGCCATCGGCCGTCGAGGACCGTATCGCCGGCATACTAAGTTCCGCCCTTCCCGCGTCCGGCACCATCTACAGCTATATCGAGCAGAGCGGCATTCAGACCGCACTGACGCAATGCCTGTTGCTCAACGACAAATATTATCTCGACCAGAACGCCAAGACGCACGAGGCCGCCTATCGCTGCCTCGAAACCCTTGCCGACAATGGCGCCAGATCGCCGCTGGTCTATTCGGAGCTCGCCTCGCTGCATCTGGAGGCTGTGAACGACCACTACGCCTATCCGCCGGACGCGACGATCGAGAAGGCGATGACATTCGCGCATCGCGCCGTGCAGATGGGGCCGACCAGCCCCTATGCGCATCGCTCCTACGGCTACATCAATTCGCGTATCGGCAACGCCGACGAGGCCCTGCGCTGGATGCGCAAGGCCTATGACCTTAATCCCTACGATCTCGCCATGGCCGCCGCTTATGGCTATGGGCTGATCTTCACCGGCCGGTACGCCGAGGGGACTCCGATCCTGGCCCATGCGGTGGATGCCTCCAGCGGCCATCCGACCTGGTGGGATTTCGGGCTTTTCGCTGGCGAACTCATGCTCGGCGACGCGAACAAGGCGGCCATCGCCAGTTCCGCCCTGCGAACGACCGCAACGAAATCGCACTACCTCGCCGCCCGCCTGATCGGCGCCAGGATCTCCGGCCAGGACGGTCAAGCGCGAAAGCTGATCGATGAGCTGAGCACCAAGTTCCCGAGATTCGCTGTCAATCCGCGTGCGACCTTCATCGACCGAAAATATCCGGCCGACCTGACCGAACGCCTGGTCGGCGCCTTGCGCGCCGCCGGACTCGGCAACGCCAGCTGA
- a CDS encoding nuclear transport factor 2 family protein: MTTPDPIRRFVEATNKGDTEAFLDTFADDAFLSDWGRSFQGREQIARWNQSDNIGVKSHLSIVSVTPAGGTYRVRFAVKGKGFNGEGDMTFTLDGDRIASLVIT, encoded by the coding sequence ATGACCACACCCGACCCCATCCGCCGCTTCGTCGAAGCCACCAACAAGGGTGACACGGAAGCCTTTCTCGATACCTTTGCCGACGACGCGTTCCTGAGCGACTGGGGACGATCGTTCCAGGGCCGCGAGCAGATCGCGCGCTGGAACCAGTCGGACAATATCGGCGTGAAGTCACATCTGAGCATCGTCAGCGTCACGCCGGCGGGCGGCACTTATCGCGTCCGCTTCGCCGTCAAGGGCAAGGGCTTCAACGGCGAAGGCGACATGACTTTCACGCTGGATGGTGACCGCATAGCGAGCCTCGTCATCACTTGA
- a CDS encoding ATP-grasp domain-containing protein, whose amino-acid sequence MNFVFFSPHFPANGADFCDRLKKAGATVLGIGDAPHDALDGKLKAALSEYYRVADMEDYDAVFRAIGHFIHRWGRIDRFESLNEHWLELEANIRTDFNIYGTKLDFVKNLKRKSRMRAFFRKSGVETIAQRKCSDRAGAMTFIRRVGYPVVVKPDSGSGASNTFKISNAKELDQFFRDKPEDVTFVMEQFIEGLVVTYDGLVNRDGEVVLAASHRYDQSVMEVVNKDRHMSYTCFPRIRPVVEEAGRKILKAFDVRERFFHIELFETRDDRIIALEVNMRPPGAWMTDAINYTFDIDVYAAWAEMVVKDAAGGPYEGKYFTAYASRKRHLHYLHSHEDVLAAHRDKIVHHQPIEEVFSRAMGNYAYQMRSKDQADLREAVAYIHAEKA is encoded by the coding sequence ATGAATTTCGTGTTCTTCTCGCCGCATTTCCCCGCCAATGGCGCCGATTTCTGCGACCGGCTGAAGAAGGCGGGCGCCACAGTGCTCGGCATTGGCGATGCGCCCCACGATGCGCTGGACGGCAAGCTGAAAGCAGCACTTTCGGAATATTACCGCGTCGCCGACATGGAGGACTACGATGCGGTGTTCCGGGCGATAGGCCATTTCATCCACAGATGGGGCCGCATCGACCGCTTCGAATCGCTCAACGAGCACTGGCTGGAACTGGAAGCCAACATCCGCACCGATTTCAACATCTACGGCACCAAGCTCGATTTCGTGAAGAACCTGAAGCGCAAGAGCCGCATGCGCGCCTTCTTCCGCAAGAGCGGCGTCGAGACGATCGCGCAGCGCAAATGCTCCGACCGCGCCGGCGCCATGACCTTCATCCGCCGCGTCGGCTATCCCGTCGTGGTGAAGCCGGATTCGGGCTCCGGCGCCTCGAACACCTTCAAGATCTCCAACGCCAAGGAGCTCGACCAGTTCTTCCGGGACAAGCCCGAGGACGTGACCTTCGTCATGGAGCAGTTCATCGAGGGGCTGGTGGTGACCTATGACGGGCTGGTCAACCGCGACGGCGAGGTGGTGCTGGCGGCCAGCCACCGCTATGATCAGAGCGTCATGGAGGTGGTCAACAAGGACCGCCACATGAGCTACACCTGCTTTCCCCGGATCCGACCTGTTGTCGAGGAGGCCGGACGCAAGATCCTGAAGGCGTTCGACGTGCGCGAGCGCTTCTTCCACATCGAGCTGTTCGAGACCCGGGACGACCGGATCATCGCGCTGGAGGTCAACATGCGGCCGCCCGGCGCCTGGATGACCGACGCGATCAACTACACGTTCGACATCGACGTCTATGCGGCATGGGCCGAGATGGTGGTCAAGGACGCCGCCGGCGGGCCCTATGAGGGCAAATATTTCACCGCCTATGCCAGCCGCAAGCGGCACCTCCACTATTTGCACAGCCATGAGGACGTGCTAGCGGCGCACCGCGACAAGATCGTCCACCATCAGCCCATAGAAGAGGTTTTCAGCCGCGCCATGGGAAATTACGCCTACCAGATGCGCTCGAAGGATCAGGCTGATCTGCGTGAGGCGGTCGCCTATATCCACGCGGAAAAGGCTTAA
- a CDS encoding alpha/beta fold hydrolase: protein MISSLHATEQGVGSKTIVLLHGFGGCSDGWRDVVASLAPSVRTLAYDLPGHGLSLDFPGAGPAKVAARAVLADLAARAAKRIHLVGHSMGGAVATLMALAEPEKVASLTLLAPGGFGPEINGPLLRRYAGARSPSEIRACLAAMSGPRARPFDHAADTLCDMRKRPGQLEKLVEIAAAMTRDDRQGVIPRDQLERLAMPVMVVWGSDDAVLPFTQADDLPARFHVHHVLEAGHMLVEEAPDLVANIIQRNMNRRARTIRPRLATATG from the coding sequence ATGATCTCATCGCTCCATGCCACCGAACAGGGTGTTGGCTCGAAGACCATCGTCCTGCTGCACGGTTTTGGCGGTTGCTCCGACGGCTGGCGCGACGTGGTCGCCTCGCTCGCGCCTTCCGTGCGCACGCTTGCTTACGACTTGCCGGGGCATGGCCTGTCGCTCGATTTTCCGGGCGCCGGGCCTGCAAAGGTCGCGGCAAGGGCTGTTCTTGCCGATCTTGCGGCGCGCGCGGCCAAACGGATCCATCTCGTAGGGCATTCGATGGGCGGAGCGGTGGCGACCCTGATGGCGCTGGCCGAGCCGGAGAAGGTGGCCTCGCTGACCCTGCTGGCGCCCGGCGGCTTCGGCCCGGAAATCAACGGGCCACTGTTGCGTCGCTATGCCGGCGCACGCAGCCCATCCGAGATCCGCGCCTGCCTTGCAGCGATGTCGGGACCACGGGCACGGCCTTTTGATCACGCCGCCGACACCCTCTGCGACATGCGCAAACGGCCCGGGCAACTGGAAAAACTCGTCGAGATCGCCGCCGCCATGACCAGGGACGACCGGCAAGGCGTCATCCCGCGCGACCAGTTGGAGAGGCTGGCCATGCCGGTGATGGTGGTGTGGGGCAGTGATGACGCGGTGCTGCCCTTCACCCAGGCGGATGACCTGCCGGCGCGCTTTCATGTGCATCACGTGCTTGAGGCCGGCCATATGCTGGTCGAGGAAGCACCCGATCTGGTGGCTAACATCATCCAGCGCAATATGAACCGTCGCGCCAGGACCATTCGCCCGAGACTCGCCACCGCGACTGGTTGA